The following nucleotide sequence is from Allocatelliglobosispora scoriae.
GGCGTCGGGCTCGCCATCGTGCTGCGCCTGTTCCGGCTGCGCGGCGAGATCAACGCCGACGAGATCAAGCTCGCGACCCGCGAGGACGACGACGTGCGTCGAGACGCACCGGTGGAGGACGTGCATGTCGCCTGAGGTGATGGGGTGGCTGCTGGTCGGCGTACCGGCCGGGTTGGGTTTGATCGGTCTTCTGCTGCCGCGCGGCCATCGGCCCGCAGCCGCCGCGCTCGGCGTGATCGGGGCCGCGACCGCGCTGGGGCTGGTCATCGCGCTGCTCGTGCTGGGCGGGACGGTCTCCGCGTCGCGGCCGTGGATCAGCTTCGGCGACCTCGACGTGACCCTCGGGATCGAGGTCGACCGGCGGGCGCTGCTGGTCGCGCTGGCCGTGACCTGCGTCGCGCTCGCGGTGCAGGTCTACTCCATCGGCTACCTGCACGACGACGAGCGCTACGCACCCTATGCCGCGCAGATCAGCCTCTTCACCGCCGCGATGCTGCTCGTCGTGGTGAGCGGTGACCTGATCGGGCTGCTGATCGGGTGGGAGGTGATGGGCGCGTGCTCCTACCTGCTCATCGCCCATGATCGCGGTCTGCCGGAGGCGCCCCGCGCCGCGGTGAAGGCATTCCTGGTGACCCGGGTCGGCGACATCGGATTCCTGCTCGGGATCGTGCTGCTCGCCGTGCACGCGGGCAGCTTCCGGATCGCCGACGTGCTCGACGCGCTGCCGGGAATGACCTCGGGCGTCGTGACGGCGAGCGCGTTGCTGCTGCTCGCGGGCGTCGCGGGCAAGAGCGCGCAGTTCCCCCTGCACACCTGGCTGCCCGACGCGATGGCCGGTCCGACCCCGATCTCCGCCCTCATCCACGCCGCCACCATGGTCGCGGCCGGTGTCTACGTGGTGGCTCGGCTGCTCCCCGTCTTCCAGTCCTCCCCGGCCGCGCTCACCGTGCTCGGCGTGCTGGGCGCGATCACGCTGCTGCTCGGCGCGCTCGCCGCCACCGCGCAGGCCGACATCAAGCGGGTGCTCGCCTGGTCGACGGTGTCGCAGCTCGGCTACATGACCGGTGCGCTCGCCGTCGGTGGTGACGACGCGGCGATCTTCCACCTGCTCACCCACGCGGCCTTCAAGGCGCTGCTCTTCCTCGGCGCCGGATGCCTCATCCACGCCGTCGGCTCCAACCTGCTCTCGCAGATGGGCGGCTTGCGCAAGCCGCTGCCGGTGATCTTCTGGTGCATGACGATCGGCCTCGCCGCGCTCGCGGGCGTGCCGCCGCTCGCCGGATTCTGGAGCAAGGAGGCGATCCTCGTCGCCGCCGAGCACGGCACCGGCGGGGCTGCGCTCATCGTCTACGTCGCGGGACTCGTCGGCACGTTCCTCACCGCCTGGTACGCGATGCGTACCTGGCTGCTCGCCTTCTTCGGCGAACGCAACGGACCCTGTCACGGTGTGGACCGGTGGATGCTCGGGCCGGTGATCGCCCTCGCCGTCCCGGCCGCCGGGCTGGGTCTCGGCGCCTGGCTGGTGCGCGACGGACTGGTCGAGCTCGACGGATTCGTGGCGATCCCGCTCGTGCTGATCGCCGCGGGTGCCTTCGCCGCCTGGCGCGGCTGGCGGACCAGCGGCGATCCGGCCACGATCCTCGGTTCGGCCGGTCCCTTCCTCGCCTCCGGGTTCCGTCTCGACGACCTCCAGCAGGCACTCGTCGTCCGTCCCGTCGTCAGCCTCGCCAACCTGGTCCGCCGCGCCGACGAGTCCGGCGTGGACGGTCTCGTCGACGGGCTCGGCACGGGCACCCTGACCGCTGGCGGGCAGCTCGCCCGCTGGCACCGGTCGGGCGTACCGAGAGCGCTCGCCGGGCTGCTCTCCCTCGCCGCGATCGCGGCCGTGGCCTTCGCGCTGAATGGGATGCTGCGATGACCGTCGTGCTGATCTCGCTGCTCGCCGTCCCCCTGCTCGGCGCGGTCGCCGCGCTGCTCCTCCACGACCGGGCGGGCCGGATCGTCGCCACCGTCGCCGCTGCGATCACCCTGGTCCTCGCCGTGGTGCTGCTCCGCGACATCCGGCCGGGCGAGATCTGGCACCAGGTCGATGCCGCCTGGGTGCCGTCGCTGGGGTTGCGGTTCCACCTGGGCGTCGACGGCATCTCCTACCCGCTGATCGTGCTGACCGCGCTGCTGACCGTGGTGTGCTGCGGATACACGATCTGGCGTACACCGGCACCGGACCCCGGGCGCCCGCAGCGGGGCAACCGGCTCGCGGCACTGCTGCTCGTCATCGAGGTGGGGCTCCTCGGCACGTTCCTCGCCCTCGACCTGATCCTCTTCTTCCTCTTCTTCGAGGTCGTCCTCCTCCCCATGTACGCCGTCATCGCCGGCTGGGGCGGTCCCCGCCGGGCCTACGCCGCCCGCAAGTTCGCGCTGTACACCCTGCTCGGCTCGGTGCTGCTGCTCATCGGGGTCCTCGGAGTCGCGAGCGCGGCCGGGACCGCCGACATCGTGTCCATCACTGCGAGCGGCGGTGCGGGGATCGCGCGGACCACGCAGATCTGGCTCTTCACGCTGCTCGCCATCGCCTTCGCCGTGAAGAGCCCGCTCTGGCCGCTGCACACGTGGCTGCCGGACGCGCATACCGAGGCGCCGACGGTGGGGAGCGTCATCCTCGCCGGGGTGCTGCTGAAGATGGGCACCTACGGCCTCATCCGGATCGGGCTCGGCACGGTGCCCGCCGGAGCGAGCGCCGTCGCGCCCGTGCTCGGAGTCTTCGCCGTCGTGGCGATCATCGTCGGCTCGCTCGTCTGCCTGCGCCAGGTGGAGCTGAAGCGGCTCATCGCCTACTCCAGCGTCGGGCACATGGGGTTCGTGCTGCTCGGTGTCGCCGCCGGAGCCGCCGGCAGCGAGATCGGGATCCAGGCCGCGCTGCTCGGCAACATCGCCCACGGCATCATCACCGGGCTGCTCTTCTTCCTCGCCGGAGCCGTCAAGGACCGGGCGCACACCGGTTCTCTCGGCGAGCTCGGCGGACTCCGGGAGACCGCGCCCGCGCTCGCCGGGGTACTCGGGTTCGCCGCCCTCGCCAGTCTCGGGCTGCCCGGGCTCGCCGGGTTCTGGGGCGAGGCGTTCGCCGTCGTGGCGGCTGTGGATCTCGGTGGACCCCTGTGGATAACCCTGGGGATAACTGCGGCGGTGGGGGGTGCGCTGACGGCGGCGTACCTGCTGAGGCTCTTGCGGAAGGTCACCCACGGCCCCGCCTCGCCCGCGCTGCTCGACGTCGAACGGGTCTCCGTGGTGGAGGGCGTCGCCTGGGCGCCGCTGGTCGGGCTCGCGCTGCTGCTGGGCCTCGTCCCCTCCCTCGCCCTGATCGGGGTGCTCCCGTGAAGATCGACCACGTCGGCCTGCTGCCGATTTACCTCGCCGCCGCCACCGCGATCCTCGTGCTCGTCGCGGACCTGCTCGGACCGCAGGGCGTCGCCGTCGCCACCCGCGATGGTGCCGTCGCGCCGAGCCCGCTGCGCGTCGGGTTCACGGCCGGCACCGCGATCGTCGGCAGCCTCGCCACGCTCCTCGCCTCCGTCGTCGTCCACCTCGACTCCGACGAGCCACGGGTCGCGTTCTGCGCTGGTCAGGTCGGGTTCGGCGAGGGCATCACGCCTGCGCAGTGCTCGTGGACCTTCGATGACGCCGCTGCGCTCGTCGCCGGACTCGTCGCGGCGCTCGTCATCGTGGTGCTGCTGCTCTCGCTGCCGCTGCTGCGATCGGGCGCCGCACCCGTCGGCGAGTTCTGCTTCCTGCTCGCCTGCTCCCTGGCCGGCGGTGTGGCACTCGGCGGCGCCCGCGACCTGATCACCCTGATCATCGCGCTGGAGACGCTGACGCTGCCGATCTACATACTCGTCGGCATGCGACGAGCCGATCGGGCGGCAGCCGAGGGCGCCGTGACGTTCCTGCTCACCAGCGTGGTCGCCACCGCGATCGCGCTGCTCGGTGCCGCGCTGCTCTACGCCTCGACGGGCGCCGTGCACCTCGACGAACTCGTCTCCGCGCTCGCCCTCGACGGGCAGCTCCGACCCGTCGCCGGTGCCGGGCTGCTGCTCCTGCTCGGCGGGCTCGCCTTCAAGGTCGCCGCCGTCCCCGCACACGCCTGGGCACCGACCACCTACGACGGGGCGCCGGTGCCGATCGCGCTCTATCTCTCGACGGCATCCAAGCTCGGCGGCATTGTCGCGATCATCTATGTCGTCGCGGGTGCGGGCGAGGAATGGTGGCACGTCACCGGGCCTGCGCTGGCCGTGCTTGCCGCCGGAACCCTGCTGGTCGGGTCGTTGGTTGCGCTTCGGCAGCAGCGGATGACGCGGCTGGTCGCGTGGTCCTCCGTCGCGCAGACGGGGTTCATCCTGGCGCCGCTGGCCGGGCTCGCCGTGTCGCAGCCCGACGCCGTCGGGTCTACCGTCGCCTACACGCTGGTTTACCTGGTTGTCGAGGTGGCGGCGTTCGCGGGGATCGTGGCGCTGCGGCCTCGGGGCGCGGACGGCGGGACGCTCGACGACTACACCGGGCTCGGGCGGACCGCGCCGTTGCGGGCAGGGGCGTTCGCTTTTGCGCTGATCGGGCTGGCCGGGTTGCCGCCGGCGCTGGCTGGGCTCTTCGCGAAGGTCTTCGTGGTGCGGTCGCTGGTGGGTGCCGGGATCTGGTGGCTCGCGGTGGTGGTGGCGCTGGCCTCCGTGATCGGGCTGGCGGTCTATCTGCGGCCACTGGTGGCGCTCTACCGGCCGGCGCCTGCACCTCGGGGGCGGGGGAGTCTCGTGGTGGGCGGGGTGCTCGCGGTGGCGACCGTCGTGGCAGTGGTGATCGGTTTCGCCCCGGATGTGCTGCTGCGGGTGGGTGAGCAGGTCGCGGGGATCGCGTACCGGTAGCAGAGCGCACCGCCCGCAGGGCCTCCACGGAGATCACGTCTTCGGGGAAGCAGACGTAATCATGTCGCTAGATCACGTCGGGTTCCCCGAACCAGACGTGATCTCCGGGCGCTGGCCACCGCACGCAGCCGGTCCGGCTAGGCGGCTGGGTAGATGTGGTACCCGGGCACCGCACGAGGCGTCGTCCCGGGCGCCCGCCGAGCCAGCTCCTGATCGAGCGCCGAACCGATCGGCGCGATCACCGCCTCCGCCTCCTCCCGCCAGTACCCCGGGTAGCGATTGAGCCCCCGTCCCAGCGAATCGTTGACGACCCCGCACGTCACCCGCTCATCCGTGAGGTAGGTGATCCAATTGCAGGTCCAGTACTCCCCGTGCACATAGGTGAGTCCTTCCTCATCCAGCGCCGCGATGAGCCCCGCCTGGTCGTCGTGCACCGTGGCGTACCCGGGCACCGCCGACGTCACCGCCACCGTCGCCGCGAACATCGTCGCTGCCAGCGCCACGATCGGCACCGCCGCAGGAATCGCCCAGGCACTCCGCGAGGCCACGATCCGCCACAGCGGCCAGAGCGCGGCGGGCAGCGAGATCCCCAGCAGCGCCAGGTAACGAGCACTCTCGATCGGCGTGTCGGCGGCGGCGGGGCTGCGTACATAGGTGATCAGGCTGAGCAGCCCGCCTCCGGCGAGCAGCAACCACATCATCAGCCGCGCGCGTTCGGGCTGAGGCGGAGCCGGACGGCGCCGAAGAGCGCGAATCGCCAGCACCACGGCGATGACCAGCAGGAGAACCACGACCGGCCCCCACCACAGCGACCAGCCCGCGCACCGGCTCGGCGCGCACAGCCCCATCCCCAGCGGCAGCCCGACCCATGCTCCACCGTCGATCCGATCCCACAGTGCGGCGTGGCTGCCCGCGCTGTTGAGACCGAGGAAGACGGCGATCGAGTTGTGCTCAAGCCCGGACCGCGCGTTGTCGATCAGCAGCGGCAGGACTCCGACCAGGAACCCGCCGACGGTGACGAGCGCGGTCTGCCGGGTCAGTCTCCGGCTCGCGAGCAGCATGATCAGCGCACCGGCGAGGAACGGGATCGGCAACCAGTGGTTCCACACGATCAACCCGAAGAGCAGCCCCCATCCCGCGAAGGCCGGCCACTTGACCGAGGCCCGGGTAGAGAGCACGAACGTGATCAGCAGCAGCCCCGCCACCATCGGCGCGGTCTCCGGGTAGCCGCCACCCGCGATGAGCTGGTTCTTCACGACCCGGTCCGCGCCGAGGCCGAGCAGCCCGACGACCACGACCGCCAGCCCGGCCGAGAAGGCCCGCCGGACCAGCGCGAACATCAAAATCAAGAACAAGCCGAACAGCAACACGGTGGGTACGCGAAGCGCCCACACCGACGGCCCGAAGATCCCCACGAGCGGAGCGGAGAGGTAGGCCTCGATCGTCCCCATGTAGTGCTGACCGTAGAAGTAGATCGGCAGATCCCGGCCCTGGCTCACGTGCAGCGCAGCGAGCCCCATGGTGGCCTCGTCGCTGTTGGTCGGCGGTGCGCCCTGCGCGGTCAGCCACACCCGCCAGCCCATCCCCAGCACTCCCAGGAAGATGGCGATGAGGCTGTATCGATCGAGACGAGGGAGGCGCACGAGGGACGAGTCTGGCACATCGGCCTCTCCGTCGAGGGCCCGGTCACGGACCGCCCGGGGTATTGCCCTGCCACGCAACAAACAAGCGGCGCCCGGTGGTGCCGGGCGCCGCTCATCACAAGACCCTTATGGGCGGGTGGGGGTCAGTGAATCAGTCACACACAGGTAGTGGAATTCGCCGGTCGCCCAAGGCACAGCACCAAGCTTTGATCGAATTGCTGCGTGTACGTTCGACCGTCGATCATGTAGGTGATTCTAAGGCCAGATATCTCCACGTTGCCCGAAGTGACCCCGATACCCACGACGACTTCGTGATCGGATTTATCGACATCAAACGGATCAATTATCGTGCCGATGGCATTCGTCGCCCCTTGCGCATCTCGCTGAGGTGGAAAGACGCGCTGAATTCCGATCAGATCCGCGCTTCCCGCAGGAATCGCCCGTGTTAGCGAGCCCAGGATTCGCAGTTTCCCGTTGTCCTGATTGGAAATGACGTCGACTGCGGTTATGGAAACCTTCGAGCTTCCCACGTTGCGTATGATCGGATAACCGTCCGAGATCGTCTCCGACGGCTTCAGCGGCATCTGAATTCGCTCGCCCGCGCTCATACTCTGAAGCGACTTTCCTGGCCCACTTGGACCGGTTGAGCCGGGGTTTACAGTCGCTGTCGGAGTGGCCGCCGGACCGGTTGGCGTTGGCGTGCTGCCAGGATCGTTGGGACTGCAGCCTTCCATGAAAAGTGCCGCAGCCATGAGCAACGTCCCTATCGCAACCTTCGCCGGCACATTCGCCCGAGGCGAGAAGGCAATATTCATTGTCTTATTCCTTGACGCTGGGCGGCTTAGTGGTCGGAGCATCCGCCGGATGCCTGCTGCCATGAGGTAGCAGGGTATGTATCGAGACTCAAGCAGTAGTTATTTGGATCGGTGCCCGGGTAAACGGCGTAGCTGACCCCGTCTGTATAGGGCGTAGTCGTGCAGTTGGCATTTTCAACGTACTTCGTCACCGTCATCTTCTCGCCGTCGTGAGAAAACACGGCCCTCTTGGTGGTGCCCGAAGGAACGTTCTTGGCGTAAGTCCATGACTTGGTGACGCTCGTTGAAGTGGCGAAAGCGACAGACAGCTGGTACTGAGCCTGAGCGAGCAACGCCGTGATGCTGCCGCCGCCCGTAACGGTGAACGTGGTCGAATTCGAAGCGGTCTTGGACTCCGTGTAAGAGATCGTTCCCGGTCCGGCGACCCATGCACTATAGACCGTGGATGCGATCCATCCATGATGGTGGGTGTTGATGTAGTAGGTGTTCTCCACGGGACAGGACT
It contains:
- a CDS encoding NADH-quinone oxidoreductase subunit N produces the protein MKIDHVGLLPIYLAAATAILVLVADLLGPQGVAVATRDGAVAPSPLRVGFTAGTAIVGSLATLLASVVVHLDSDEPRVAFCAGQVGFGEGITPAQCSWTFDDAAALVAGLVAALVIVVLLLSLPLLRSGAAPVGEFCFLLACSLAGGVALGGARDLITLIIALETLTLPIYILVGMRRADRAAAEGAVTFLLTSVVATAIALLGAALLYASTGAVHLDELVSALALDGQLRPVAGAGLLLLLGGLAFKVAAVPAHAWAPTTYDGAPVPIALYLSTASKLGGIVAIIYVVAGAGEEWWHVTGPALAVLAAGTLLVGSLVALRQQRMTRLVAWSSVAQTGFILAPLAGLAVSQPDAVGSTVAYTLVYLVVEVAAFAGIVALRPRGADGGTLDDYTGLGRTAPLRAGAFAFALIGLAGLPPALAGLFAKVFVVRSLVGAGIWWLAVVVALASVIGLAVYLRPLVALYRPAPAPRGRGSLVVGGVLAVATVVAVVIGFAPDVLLRVGEQVAGIAYR
- a CDS encoding NADH-quinone oxidoreductase subunit 5 family protein, translated to MSPEVMGWLLVGVPAGLGLIGLLLPRGHRPAAAALGVIGAATALGLVIALLVLGGTVSASRPWISFGDLDVTLGIEVDRRALLVALAVTCVALAVQVYSIGYLHDDERYAPYAAQISLFTAAMLLVVVSGDLIGLLIGWEVMGACSYLLIAHDRGLPEAPRAAVKAFLVTRVGDIGFLLGIVLLAVHAGSFRIADVLDALPGMTSGVVTASALLLLAGVAGKSAQFPLHTWLPDAMAGPTPISALIHAATMVAAGVYVVARLLPVFQSSPAALTVLGVLGAITLLLGALAATAQADIKRVLAWSTVSQLGYMTGALAVGGDDAAIFHLLTHAAFKALLFLGAGCLIHAVGSNLLSQMGGLRKPLPVIFWCMTIGLAALAGVPPLAGFWSKEAILVAAEHGTGGAALIVYVAGLVGTFLTAWYAMRTWLLAFFGERNGPCHGVDRWMLGPVIALAVPAAGLGLGAWLVRDGLVELDGFVAIPLVLIAAGAFAAWRGWRTSGDPATILGSAGPFLASGFRLDDLQQALVVRPVVSLANLVRRADESGVDGLVDGLGTGTLTAGGQLARWHRSGVPRALAGLLSLAAIAAVAFALNGMLR
- a CDS encoding complex I subunit 4 family protein, translated to MTVVLISLLAVPLLGAVAALLLHDRAGRIVATVAAAITLVLAVVLLRDIRPGEIWHQVDAAWVPSLGLRFHLGVDGISYPLIVLTALLTVVCCGYTIWRTPAPDPGRPQRGNRLAALLLVIEVGLLGTFLALDLILFFLFFEVVLLPMYAVIAGWGGPRRAYAARKFALYTLLGSVLLLIGVLGVASAAGTADIVSITASGGAGIARTTQIWLFTLLAIAFAVKSPLWPLHTWLPDAHTEAPTVGSVILAGVLLKMGTYGLIRIGLGTVPAGASAVAPVLGVFAVVAIIVGSLVCLRQVELKRLIAYSSVGHMGFVLLGVAAGAAGSEIGIQAALLGNIAHGIITGLLFFLAGAVKDRAHTGSLGELGGLRETAPALAGVLGFAALASLGLPGLAGFWGEAFAVVAAVDLGGPLWITLGITAAVGGALTAAYLLRLLRKVTHGPASPALLDVERVSVVEGVAWAPLVGLALLLGLVPSLALIGVLP